In Duganella zoogloeoides, a single genomic region encodes these proteins:
- a CDS encoding Spy/CpxP family protein refolding chaperone — MNIIRKSILIGFTVLGMAAAQAQDVAPQNKPQHSQKATPEQRQAKMEEMYAKRQARLHDQLKLTAQQESAWAAYQSAVKPAPRTGERPPRGEFAKLSSPERLSKMIEKTKLREGRMQQRLTALTAFYNQLTPEQKTAFDQHSVRGKHGGWGGHRGQRGHGGQHGPDMKRG, encoded by the coding sequence ATGAACATCATTCGCAAAAGCATCCTCATCGGTTTTACGGTACTGGGCATGGCAGCCGCACAAGCACAGGACGTCGCGCCGCAGAACAAGCCCCAGCACAGCCAGAAAGCCACGCCGGAGCAGCGCCAGGCCAAGATGGAAGAGATGTACGCCAAGCGCCAGGCCCGCCTGCACGATCAGCTGAAACTGACGGCACAACAGGAGTCGGCCTGGGCCGCGTACCAGTCGGCGGTCAAGCCGGCGCCACGTACCGGCGAGCGTCCGCCGCGCGGCGAATTCGCCAAGCTGTCCTCGCCTGAACGTTTGAGCAAGATGATCGAAAAGACCAAGCTGCGTGAAGGCCGGATGCAGCAGCGGCTGACCGCGCTGACGGCGTTCTACAACCAGCTGACGCCGGAACAGAAAACCGCGTTCGACCAGCACAGCGTGCGCGGCAAGCATGGCGGCTGGGGCGGTCATCGCGGCCAGCGCGGTCACGGTGGCCAGCATGGCCCGGACATGAAGCGCGGCTAA
- the dsbD gene encoding protein-disulfide reductase DsbD — protein MSRLVRFFAALLPLALLLFCGSVRAQDFLEPAKAFRFSASMVDGHTVAVSFQIADGYYMYREPFKFSAIGAKLGTPAIPAGKVHYDPTFEKDVETYRKSVTITIPVDVNGPFTLQVSGQGCSEKGLCYSPQDYTAQLTGSGSVPLPGAAGKAAAPAATVAAAATLASASASPAAAKAPVIGEGKPAAVSPGVTIYPIAPPTAEDIVPPPAPAAATATAPVAPASDSGRLEAALKTGSLLVILPLFALLGLGLSFTPCVLPMVPILSSIIVGEGDRSNRKRGLLLSVTYALGMAIVYTALGVAAGLAGEGLSAALQNPWVLGSFGVLMVLLSLSMFGYYELQVPAALQSKLSSVSNQQSSGKLAGVFVMGAISALIVGPCVAAPLAAALVYISQTRDVFIGGSALFAMAVGMSVPLILVGASAGALLPKAGKWMDAVKRFFGVLMLAMALWLVSPVLPPVVQMMGWAALFVGYGMYLLLNSGKWPAKALGVVAVALGLVQLGGMVTGGRDPLAPLAHVTGAQDRHLTFQRIKTVAQLDAILAQTGGKTVMLDFYADWCVSCKEMEKLTFVDPAVQARLANTLLLQVDVTANDADDKAMLKRFGLFGPPGIILFDAQGREIAGSRVIGYQNAAKFSQSLERLK, from the coding sequence ATGTCACGTCTCGTCCGATTTTTTGCCGCGCTGTTGCCGCTGGCGTTGCTATTGTTCTGCGGTTCCGTCCGCGCCCAGGATTTCCTCGAACCGGCCAAGGCGTTCCGGTTTTCCGCCAGCATGGTCGATGGCCATACCGTCGCGGTCAGTTTCCAGATCGCCGATGGCTACTATATGTACCGCGAGCCGTTCAAGTTCAGCGCCATCGGCGCCAAGCTGGGTACGCCAGCCATCCCGGCCGGCAAGGTGCATTACGACCCGACGTTCGAGAAAGACGTCGAAACCTACCGCAAGAGCGTGACCATCACGATTCCGGTGGACGTGAACGGCCCGTTCACCTTGCAGGTGAGCGGCCAGGGCTGCTCCGAAAAAGGGTTGTGCTATTCGCCGCAGGACTACACCGCGCAATTGACGGGCAGCGGTTCGGTACCGCTGCCGGGCGCTGCCGGCAAGGCTGCCGCACCTGCAGCAACCGTTGCCGCAGCCGCTACCCTGGCATCGGCATCGGCATCGCCCGCAGCAGCCAAAGCACCCGTCATCGGAGAAGGCAAGCCAGCTGCCGTCAGCCCGGGCGTGACCATTTATCCGATTGCGCCACCGACTGCGGAAGACATCGTGCCGCCACCGGCGCCCGCCGCAGCGACCGCCACCGCACCGGTCGCGCCAGCGAGCGATAGCGGCCGCCTGGAAGCGGCGCTCAAGACCGGCAGCCTGCTGGTGATCCTGCCGCTGTTCGCGCTGCTGGGCCTGGGCCTGTCGTTTACGCCGTGCGTGTTGCCGATGGTACCGATCCTGTCGTCAATCATCGTGGGCGAGGGCGATCGCAGCAATCGCAAGCGCGGCCTGCTGTTGTCCGTCACGTATGCGCTGGGCATGGCCATCGTCTACACGGCGCTGGGCGTGGCGGCGGGCCTGGCCGGCGAGGGCCTGTCGGCCGCGCTGCAAAATCCGTGGGTGCTGGGCAGCTTCGGTGTGCTGATGGTGCTGCTGTCACTGTCGATGTTCGGCTACTACGAGTTGCAGGTGCCGGCGGCGCTGCAATCGAAACTCAGTTCCGTGTCCAACCAGCAGTCGTCGGGCAAGCTGGCCGGCGTGTTCGTGATGGGCGCGATTTCGGCGCTGATCGTCGGGCCGTGCGTGGCCGCGCCGCTGGCCGCCGCGCTGGTGTACATCAGCCAGACGCGCGACGTCTTCATCGGCGGCAGCGCGCTGTTCGCGATGGCGGTGGGCATGAGCGTGCCGCTGATCCTGGTCGGCGCCTCGGCCGGCGCGCTGCTGCCCAAGGCGGGCAAGTGGATGGACGCGGTCAAGCGCTTCTTTGGCGTGCTGATGCTGGCGATGGCCTTGTGGCTGGTGTCGCCGGTGTTGCCGCCGGTGGTGCAGATGATGGGCTGGGCGGCGCTATTCGTTGGCTACGGCATGTACTTGCTTCTCAATAGCGGCAAGTGGCCGGCCAAGGCGCTCGGCGTGGTGGCCGTGGCGCTGGGCCTGGTACAACTGGGCGGCATGGTGACCGGCGGGCGCGATCCGCTGGCGCCGCTGGCGCACGTGACCGGCGCGCAGGATCGGCATTTGACCTTCCAGCGCATCAAGACCGTGGCCCAGCTCGACGCCATCCTGGCGCAGACCGGTGGCAAGACCGTGATGCTCGATTTTTATGCGGACTGGTGCGTGTCGTGCAAGGAGATGGAAAAGCTGACCTTTGTCGATCCAGCGGTGCAGGCCAGGCTGGCCAATACCTTGTTGCTGCAGGTCGATGTGACGGCCAACGATGCGGACGACAAGGCCATGCTCAAGCGCTTCGGCCTGTTCGGGCCGCCGGGGATTATCCTGTTCGATGCACAGGGGCGCGAGATTGCCGGATCGCGCGTGATCGGCTACCAGAACGCGGCGAAGTTTTCGCAGTCGCTGGAGCGGTTGAAGTAA
- a CDS encoding M28 family peptidase: MSSPRPLLFSAAAVTLAIASASASAQVSAQGQAPMAALATISADDLVRHIKILASDEFEGRAPGSNGETKTVAYLTQEFKKLGLKPGNPDGTWVQAVPLRGQMPKPTLTYTIAGKTVALDFPEQFVAHSTSAPDQVTVDNSDLVFVGYGVQAPEFGWDDYKGMDVRGKTLLMLINDPAVPDPNNPAELDPAMFRGKAMTYYGRWTYKYEIAAKLGAKAALIIHETRPAAYPWDVVRSGGNGEQFSLVRTGDDPDAPAVPGWIQLDQAKAMLAAAGYDFDTLKKQAVTKDFRPVSLKGTASFKVANTSRTIASQNVVALIEGSDPKLKDELVVYSAHWDHLGIDERLPGPRSKQIYHGALDNASGTAALLSLAKAYQALPTPPKRSILFLATTAEERGLLGAKYYASHPLYPLKKTVANINIDGINAWGKTAQIENVTSGHSSIDALLVKHAQAQGRNMANDSRPELGSFYRADQLEFARVGVPVLYTKARSGYLNKPDGYAAKVVDHYFGKDYHQVTDDVRTDWDFSGGVQDIGLLFQVGLDIAQGVTPTWNAGSEFKPK; this comes from the coding sequence ATGTCATCACCACGTCCCCTGCTGTTTTCAGCTGCCGCCGTTACCCTGGCCATCGCCTCCGCGTCCGCGTCCGCCCAAGTGTCGGCCCAGGGCCAGGCGCCGATGGCGGCGTTGGCCACCATCTCGGCCGACGACCTGGTGCGCCACATCAAGATACTGGCTTCGGACGAATTCGAAGGCCGCGCGCCCGGCTCCAACGGCGAAACCAAGACCGTGGCCTACCTGACGCAGGAATTCAAAAAGCTCGGCCTCAAACCGGGCAATCCCGACGGGACCTGGGTGCAGGCGGTGCCATTGCGCGGCCAGATGCCGAAGCCGACGTTGACCTACACCATCGCCGGCAAAACCGTGGCGCTCGACTTCCCTGAGCAATTCGTCGCCCATTCCACCAGCGCGCCCGACCAGGTGACCGTGGACAACTCCGACCTGGTCTTCGTGGGCTACGGCGTGCAGGCGCCCGAGTTCGGCTGGGACGACTACAAGGGCATGGATGTCCGTGGCAAAACGCTGCTGATGCTGATTAACGACCCGGCCGTGCCCGATCCGAACAACCCGGCCGAGCTCGATCCAGCCATGTTCCGTGGCAAGGCCATGACCTATTACGGCCGCTGGACCTACAAGTACGAGATTGCCGCCAAGCTCGGCGCCAAGGCCGCCCTGATCATCCACGAAACCAGGCCGGCCGCCTACCCGTGGGACGTGGTGCGCAGCGGCGGCAACGGCGAGCAGTTCAGCCTGGTGCGTACCGGTGACGACCCGGATGCGCCGGCCGTCCCCGGCTGGATCCAGCTCGACCAGGCCAAGGCCATGCTGGCCGCCGCCGGTTACGACTTCGACACCCTCAAAAAGCAGGCAGTCACAAAAGACTTCCGCCCGGTCAGCCTGAAGGGCACGGCCAGCTTCAAGGTGGCCAACACCTCGCGCACCATCGCCTCGCAAAACGTGGTGGCGCTGATCGAAGGCAGCGATCCCAAGCTGAAGGATGAGCTGGTGGTGTACAGCGCCCACTGGGACCACCTGGGCATCGACGAGCGCCTGCCAGGCCCGCGCAGCAAGCAGATCTACCACGGCGCGCTCGACAATGCTTCCGGCACCGCTGCCCTGCTGTCACTGGCCAAGGCCTACCAGGCGCTGCCAACGCCGCCAAAGCGCTCGATCCTGTTCCTGGCCACCACGGCCGAGGAGCGCGGCCTGCTCGGCGCCAAGTACTACGCCAGCCACCCGCTATACCCGCTCAAGAAGACGGTCGCCAACATCAACATCGACGGCATCAACGCCTGGGGCAAGACCGCGCAGATCGAAAACGTCACGTCGGGACATTCGAGCATCGACGCGCTGCTGGTCAAACATGCGCAAGCCCAAGGCAGGAACATGGCCAACGACTCGCGCCCCGAACTGGGCAGCTTCTACCGCGCCGACCAGCTGGAATTCGCCCGCGTGGGCGTGCCGGTGCTCTACACGAAAGCGCGCAGCGGCTACCTGAACAAGCCGGACGGCTACGCTGCAAAAGTTGTCGATCACTATTTCGGCAAGGACTACCACCAGGTCACCGACGACGTGCGCACCGACTGGGACTTCAGCGGTGGCGTGCAGGACATCGGCCTGCTGTTCCAGGTCGGGCTCGACATCGCCCAGGGCGTTACCCCCACCTGGAACGCCGGGTCCGAATTCAAACCGAAATAA
- the rplQ gene encoding 50S ribosomal protein L17, whose translation MRHRHGLRKLNRTSSHRLAMLRNMTVSLLRHEAIKTTLPKAKELRRVVEPILTLGKVDTLANKRLAFSRLRDREIVGKLFSELGPRYANRNGGYLRILKMGFRVGDNAPMAYVELLDRPEATDIDAAPTAEE comes from the coding sequence ATGCGTCACCGTCACGGCCTCCGTAAGCTCAATCGTACCTCGTCCCACCGTCTGGCAATGCTGCGCAACATGACCGTTTCCCTGCTGCGTCATGAAGCCATCAAAACCACCCTGCCAAAAGCGAAGGAACTGCGCCGCGTTGTCGAGCCTATCCTGACCCTGGGCAAGGTAGACACCCTGGCCAACAAGCGTCTGGCATTCTCCCGTCTGCGCGACCGCGAAATCGTTGGCAAACTGTTCTCGGAACTGGGCCCACGTTACGCCAACCGCAACGGCGGCTACCTGCGCATCCTGAAAATGGGTTTCCGCGTTGGCGACAACGCTCCAATGGCTTACGTTGAGCTGCTGGACCGTCCAGAAGCGACCGACATCGATGCAGCACCAACCGCCGAAGAGTAA
- a CDS encoding DNA-directed RNA polymerase subunit alpha encodes MQNSLLKPRIIDVEALGAGHAKVVMEPFERGYGHTLGNALRRVLLSSMVGYAPTEVTIAGVVHEYSSLDGVQEDVVDLLLNLKGVVFKVHNRDSVTLTLKKEGEGAVLASDIDLPHDVELINPDHVIAHLTAGGKLDMQIKVEKGRGYVPGNVRRLSEDTNKTIGRIILDASFSPVRRVSYFVESARVEQRTDLDKLIINIETNGVISPEEAIRQSARVLVDQLNVFAALEGTEAAAEAPSRAPLVDPILLRPVDDLELTVRSANCLKAENIYYIGDLIQRSENELLKTPNLGRKSLNEIKEVLASRGLTLGMKLENWPPAGLEK; translated from the coding sequence ATGCAAAACAGTTTGTTGAAGCCACGTATTATCGATGTAGAGGCGCTCGGCGCCGGCCACGCGAAAGTCGTGATGGAGCCGTTCGAACGCGGCTATGGCCATACGTTGGGTAATGCGCTGCGTCGCGTACTGCTCTCGTCGATGGTGGGCTACGCGCCGACCGAAGTGACGATCGCCGGCGTCGTGCACGAATACTCGTCGCTCGACGGCGTACAGGAAGACGTCGTAGACCTGTTGCTGAACCTGAAGGGTGTTGTCTTCAAGGTGCACAACCGTGACTCCGTTACCCTGACCCTGAAAAAAGAAGGCGAAGGCGCCGTCCTGGCTTCCGATATCGATCTGCCACACGATGTGGAACTGATCAACCCGGACCACGTGATTGCCCACCTGACCGCCGGCGGCAAGCTGGACATGCAGATCAAGGTCGAAAAAGGCCGTGGCTATGTTCCAGGTAACGTCCGTCGCCTGTCGGAAGACACCAACAAGACCATCGGTCGCATCATTCTCGATGCATCGTTCTCGCCAGTGCGTCGCGTATCGTACTTCGTCGAGTCCGCTCGCGTCGAACAGCGTACCGACCTGGACAAGCTGATCATCAACATCGAAACCAACGGCGTCATCTCGCCGGAAGAAGCGATCCGTCAATCGGCCCGCGTGCTGGTCGATCAACTGAACGTGTTCGCTGCCCTGGAAGGCACCGAAGCTGCTGCCGAAGCGCCATCGCGCGCACCGCTGGTCGATCCGATCCTGCTGCGTCCAGTGGACGATCTGGAACTGACCGTGCGTTCGGCCAACTGCCTGAAAGCAGAAAACATCTACTACATTGGCGACCTGATCCAGCGTTCGGAAAACGAGCTGCTGAAGACGCCAAACCTGGGCCGCAAGTCGCTCAACGAGATCAAGGAAGTTCTTGCCTCGCGCGGCCTGACCCTGGGCATGAAGCTGGAAAACTGGCCGCCTGCAGGGCTGGAAAAATAA
- the rpsD gene encoding 30S ribosomal protein S4 has translation MARYIGPKAKLSRREGTDLFLKSARRSLDSKCKLDVKPGQHGVKSGARTSDYGNQLREKQKVKRMYGVLERQFRRYFAEADRRKGNTGETLLKLLETRLDNVAYRMGFGSTRAEARQLVSHKAFTVNGQVVNIASYAVKVGDVIAVREKSKKQVRIVEALSLAEQVGMPAWVSVDSKKMEGTFKSLPERNEIANDVNESLIVELYSR, from the coding sequence GTGGCACGTTATATCGGACCAAAAGCAAAACTCTCCCGCCGTGAAGGTACTGACCTGTTCCTGAAGAGCGCACGTCGCTCGCTGGACAGCAAGTGCAAACTGGACGTCAAGCCAGGCCAGCACGGTGTCAAGTCGGGTGCCCGCACCTCGGACTACGGCAACCAACTGCGCGAAAAGCAAAAAGTTAAGCGTATGTACGGCGTTCTGGAACGCCAGTTCCGTCGCTACTTCGCAGAAGCCGACCGCCGTAAAGGCAACACCGGCGAAACCCTGCTGAAGCTGCTGGAAACCCGCCTGGACAACGTTGCATACCGCATGGGCTTCGGCTCGACCCGCGCTGAAGCGCGTCAGCTGGTATCGCACAAAGCGTTCACCGTGAACGGCCAAGTGGTCAACATCGCTTCGTACGCTGTGAAAGTTGGCGACGTCATTGCTGTTCGTGAAAAATCGAAAAAGCAAGTGCGTATCGTTGAAGCGCTGTCGCTGGCTGAACAAGTCGGCATGCCAGCCTGGGTTTCGGTTGACTCGAAAAAAATGGAAGGCACCTTCAAGTCCCTGCCAGAGCGTAACGAAATCGCCAACGACGTCAACGAATCGCTGATCGTCGAACTGTACTCGCGTTAA